One part of the Phoenix dactylifera cultivar Barhee BC4 chromosome 4, palm_55x_up_171113_PBpolish2nd_filt_p, whole genome shotgun sequence genome encodes these proteins:
- the LOC103695902 gene encoding probable WRKY transcription factor 41: MENGAGSDRSLLVAELTQIRELARQMEAHLDQPCPIEFCKPLAEKILSSIDKSICMAKKSDSEGQQQQQQLAGTDSPRSATESPHSENSNQAFRDYDRKEMSKKRKTLPRWTSQIKVCPGEGVEGPLDDGHSWRKYGQKDILGATYPRGYYRCTHRNTQGCLATKQVQRSDENPSVFDVTYHGTHTCHQRSQSVPKSASRERELKQNKPNSQEHSQQQQDQNLLLTFQRDLKVITQGLGSEAQDKSSLSFSFPSTPVSGVKAEDLFFSSPSALDNGFTGSFSPSFLSQTSASNYFSVSPCRMSYHGGGFNLQTAESDLIEIMSAATSDTNSPLMDLDFMLEPVEFDPKFQLDVSSFFS; the protein is encoded by the exons ATGGAGAATGGAGCAGGGAGTGATCGAAGTCTGCTAGTTGCTGAACTGACTCAAATTCGGGAGCTAGCGAGGCAAATGGAGGCGCATCTCGATCAGCCCTGTCCGATCGAATTCTGCAAACCTTTAGCAGAAAAGATACTGTCTTCCATTGACAAGTCCATTTGTATGGCCAAAAAGAGTGATTCAGAGggccagcagcagcagcagcagcttgCCGGCACTGATTCCCCACGCTCTGCCACCGAGAGCCCGCACAGCGAGAATTCCAATCAAGCCTTCAGGGATTATGACCGCAAAGAGATGTCCAAGAAGAG GAAGACACTGCCAAGGTGGACAAGCCAGATCAAGGTGTGCCCAGGGGAAGGAGTTGAAGGGCCTTTGGACGATGGCCATAGCTGGAGGAAATATGGGCAGAAAGATATACTTGGAGCCACATATCCAAG AGGCTACTACAGATGCACACATCGCAACACTCAGGGCTGCCTAGCAACAAAACAAGTGCAGAGATCCGATGAGAACCCGTCGGTCTTTGATGTCACCTACCATGGGACTCACACATGCCACCAGAGGTCCCAATCAGTCCCAAAATCAGCATCCCGGGAACGAGAGCTGAAACAAAACAAACCTAATTCCCAGGAGCATTCCCAGCAGCAGCAGGACCAAAACCTGCTTCTAACCTTCCAAAGAGACCTCAAAGTAATAACCCAAGGCTTGGGCTCGGAAGCTCAGGACAAGAGCTCTTTATCCTTCTCCTTCCCCTCCACTCCAGTCAGTGGCGTAAAGGCTGAggaccttttcttttcctccccTTCAGCACTGGATAATGGTTTCACGGGCAGCTTCTCTCCATCATTCCTCTCGCAAACATCAGCGTCCAACTATTTCTCAGTATCCCCTTGCAGAATGAGTTACCATGGTGGGGGGTTCAATCTTCAGACAGCCGAGTCCGACCTCATTGAAATAATGTCTGCTGCAACCTCAGACACAAATTCTCCTCTGATGGACTTGGATTTCATGCTTGAACCAGTGGAGTTCGATCCAAAATTTCAACTTGATGTTTCCAGCTTCTTCTCATAA